CGACTTCAGGCTGCTCGGCGCGATCGAGATCACGTCGCCGGCACGCGCGACATACGAAGGAATATTGACGATTCGGCCGTTCACTCGAAAGTGGCGATGGGTGACCAATTGGCGCGCTTGCGCGCGGCTCGCCGCCAGGTTCAAACGATAGACGACGTTGTCGAGTCGCCGTTCGAGAAGCTGCAGGAACGTGCGGCCGGTCTGTCCCGGCACGCGCGCCGCTTCGCGGAAGTAATTCTTAAACTGAGTTTCGTGAACGCCGTAGTAGCGGCGCATCTTCTGCTTTTCGCGCAATTGGCGGCCGTACTCCGAAACCTTCGTGCGCGACTTACCGGCGGTCTTCTGCCCGGGCGCGGTGCCTCGGCGTTCGACCGCGCAGTTACGCGATAGGCAACGGTCGCCTTTGAGAAACAGCTTGATCTTTTCCCCGGTCTTGCTCGCCGCGGTCTCCCGGCGGCAGAGGCGACAGACCGGTCCGATGTAACGCGACATCCCTAAACCCGCCGGCGCTTTGGCGGCCGGCAGCCGTTATGC
This Candidatus Eremiobacterota bacterium DNA region includes the following protein-coding sequences:
- the rpsD gene encoding 30S ribosomal protein S4 is translated as MSRYIGPVCRLCRRETAASKTGEKIKLFLKGDRCLSRNCAVERRGTAPGQKTAGKSRTKVSEYGRQLREKQKMRRYYGVHETQFKNYFREAARVPGQTGRTFLQLLERRLDNVVYRLNLAASRAQARQLVTHRHFRVNGRIVNIPSYVARAGDVISIAPSSLKSTVFQSNLEVAQSRRPPEWLEWNDQEKTAKVLQPPPREQIDTPVDEQLIVEYYSR